Proteins from a single region of Flavobacterium sp. K5-23:
- the pstB gene encoding phosphate ABC transporter ATP-binding protein PstB, with protein MHKIESTNINFYYGETQALHDVSLAMKENTVTALIGPSGCGKSTYLRLLNRMNDLIDNTQMTGSILVDGKDIYDKNTNVDNLRKNVGMVFQKPNPFPKSIYENVAYGLKVNGITDKNTIEERVVTSIQQVALWDEVKDKLKKSAFELSGGQQQRLCIARALAIQPSVLLMDEPTSALDPISTSKVEELIYELKKQYTIVIVTHNMQQAARVSDTTAFFYMGELIEHDKTKSIFTKPEKKQTEDYITGRFG; from the coding sequence ATGCATAAAATAGAATCAACCAACATAAACTTTTACTACGGAGAAACTCAAGCTTTACACGATGTTTCTTTGGCAATGAAAGAAAATACAGTCACTGCTTTAATTGGACCTTCAGGTTGTGGAAAATCAACTTATTTGCGTTTGCTTAATCGAATGAATGATCTTATCGATAATACCCAAATGACAGGTAGTATTCTTGTGGATGGTAAAGATATTTACGATAAGAATACGAACGTGGATAACTTACGTAAGAACGTTGGGATGGTATTTCAAAAACCAAATCCTTTCCCTAAATCTATTTATGAAAACGTTGCTTACGGATTGAAAGTAAACGGGATTACAGATAAAAACACAATTGAGGAACGAGTTGTAACATCGATTCAACAAGTGGCGCTTTGGGATGAGGTAAAAGACAAGCTTAAAAAATCTGCTTTTGAATTATCAGGAGGTCAGCAGCAAAGACTTTGTATTGCTCGTGCGTTAGCAATTCAACCATCGGTTTTGTTGATGGATGAGCCTACTTCAGCATTAGATCCTATTTCCACTTCAAAAGTGGAAGAGCTTATTTATGAACTGAAAAAACAATATACTATTGTAATTGTTACTCATAATATGCAACAGGCAGCCCGTGTAAGTGATACGACAGCTTTTTTCTATATGGGGGAATTGATTGAGCACGATAAAACGAAATCAATATTTACTAAACCAGAGAAAAAACAAACAGAAGATTATATAACTGGTAGATTTGGATAG
- the pstA gene encoding phosphate ABC transporter permease PstA encodes MSIESRLARKKRLSQQIAFGIFSFTSYAVVALLFVILAFIVVKGIGVISWEFISEMPKNGMTEGGIFPAIIGTLCLVLVSMVFAFPVGVLAAIYMNEYVKDGWVKKIIKQMTNNLAGVPSIVFGLFGMSLFVNKLQFGDSILAGGLTLGLLVLPVVIRTTEESLKAVEDTFRQASLGLGASKWETTSKVVFPIAFPNIITGLILSIGRVSGETAPILFTVAAYFLPKLPTSIFDQAMALPYHLYVISTSGTNIEASRAMAYGTALVLIIIVLISNLLANALRKYYGKKVKMN; translated from the coding sequence ATGAGTATAGAAAGTCGTTTAGCAAGAAAAAAAAGATTAAGTCAACAAATAGCTTTTGGTATTTTTAGCTTTACTAGCTATGCCGTTGTTGCGCTTTTATTCGTGATTTTAGCTTTTATAGTCGTAAAAGGTATTGGAGTTATTAGTTGGGAATTCATTAGTGAAATGCCTAAAAACGGAATGACCGAAGGGGGGATTTTCCCCGCCATCATAGGTACTCTTTGTTTGGTATTGGTAAGTATGGTATTCGCTTTTCCAGTTGGGGTTTTGGCCGCAATATATATGAATGAATATGTAAAAGATGGTTGGGTTAAAAAAATCATCAAACAAATGACAAACAACCTTGCGGGTGTGCCTTCAATTGTTTTTGGACTTTTTGGAATGTCGTTATTTGTAAATAAATTACAGTTTGGAGATTCTATATTAGCGGGTGGTTTAACTTTAGGATTGTTAGTTTTACCAGTTGTAATTAGAACCACTGAGGAATCATTAAAAGCTGTAGAGGACACTTTTAGACAAGCAAGTTTAGGATTAGGAGCCAGTAAATGGGAGACTACAAGTAAGGTTGTTTTTCCTATAGCTTTTCCTAATATCATTACGGGTTTGATATTATCTATAGGTAGAGTTTCTGGAGAAACGGCACCAATTTTATTTACCGTTGCTGCTTATTTTTTACCTAAATTGCCAACATCTATTTTTGATCAAGCAATGGCATTACCATATCACTTATATGTAATTTCAACTTCAGGGACTAATATTGAAGCTTCTAGAGCAATGGCTTACGGTACAGCGCTTGTATTAATAATAATTGTATTAATTTCTAATTTATTGGCGAATGCCCTTCGTAAATATTATGGAAAAAAAGTAAAAATGAATTAA
- the pstC gene encoding phosphate ABC transporter permease subunit PstC, which produces MKTNFKQIKEKVIESILMLSSAATSITVILIVLFLFIEGAGVFSKKPIEEGFLLAVEKSNTVEKLSPAQIKDIFDQKITNWKEVGGKDLTIVLFRTSDITDYYTDEELGENFEYFPAKIDELIAKTPGIIAFFSDKYKSKSFVGKEIDIDRIKVFEFLSGEEWFPTAQPIAQMGVKPLIYGTLWVSFGAILLALPIGLAAAVYLSEIAKKRTRNLLKPLIELLAGIPSVVYGFFGLVIIVPLIQSVFNLPVGETALAGSVVLAIMALPTIITISEDAMRNTPRAMKEASLALGASQWQTIYKVVIPYSASGITAGAILGIGRAIGETMAVLMVTGNAAVIPNSFLEPVRTIPATIAAELGEAPNGGLHYEALFALGCILFIITFGINMLVEMVTNGKSHKKH; this is translated from the coding sequence TTGAAAACAAATTTTAAACAGATTAAAGAGAAGGTTATTGAATCCATATTGATGCTAAGTAGTGCCGCTACTAGTATTACGGTTATTTTAATTGTCCTTTTTCTATTTATCGAAGGTGCTGGAGTTTTTAGTAAAAAGCCAATAGAAGAAGGGTTTTTACTAGCGGTTGAAAAATCCAATACGGTTGAAAAGTTAAGTCCTGCTCAAATAAAAGATATTTTTGATCAAAAAATCACCAACTGGAAAGAAGTAGGAGGTAAAGATCTGACTATTGTTTTATTCAGGACATCTGATATAACGGATTATTACACTGATGAGGAGCTAGGGGAGAATTTTGAATACTTTCCAGCCAAAATAGATGAATTGATAGCTAAGACTCCAGGGATTATCGCTTTTTTCTCGGATAAATATAAGTCTAAAAGTTTTGTAGGGAAAGAGATTGATATCGATAGAATAAAAGTGTTCGAATTTTTATCAGGTGAGGAGTGGTTTCCTACTGCGCAACCTATTGCCCAAATGGGTGTGAAACCTTTAATTTATGGAACTTTGTGGGTTAGTTTTGGAGCGATTCTTTTGGCTTTGCCTATTGGATTAGCTGCAGCGGTCTATCTTAGTGAAATTGCTAAGAAGAGAACAAGAAATTTATTAAAACCATTAATCGAATTGTTAGCCGGAATTCCATCGGTAGTGTATGGTTTTTTTGGATTGGTAATTATTGTGCCATTAATTCAAAGTGTTTTTAATTTACCCGTTGGAGAAACGGCCTTGGCGGGAAGTGTTGTTTTAGCGATTATGGCTTTGCCTACAATTATCACCATTTCTGAGGATGCGATGCGCAATACGCCTCGCGCTATGAAAGAAGCTAGTTTAGCTTTAGGAGCAAGTCAATGGCAAACAATCTATAAAGTAGTTATACCTTATTCAGCATCAGGAATTACAGCTGGAGCTATCTTAGGAATAGGTCGTGCGATAGGTGAAACAATGGCCGTGTTAATGGTTACGGGAAATGCAGCAGTTATACCTAATTCCTTTTTAGAACCCGTAAGAACTATTCCGGCAACAATTGCTGCGGAGTTAGGTGAAGCGCCAAATGGAGGATTACACTATGAAGCTTTATTTGCTCTAGGTTGTATCTTGTTTATTATCACTTTTGGGATTAATATGTTAGTGGAAATGGTTACTAACGGTAAATCACATAAAAAACATTAA
- a CDS encoding phosphate ABC transporter substrate-binding protein — MNKTKLFLMLPLIGMLSCGKAKTEDKGTESNATAVSVTIKGSDTVLPLAQKEAEELMKANKEVSVTVVGGGTGVGLTALIDGTTDIAMASRDLKTEEKLKFSESKTEIEQVIIAYDALAVIVNPANKVGQLTREQLEKIFIGEIKNWKEVGGADEKIVAYSRESSSGTYEFFKDEVMDKKNYATNVLSLPATGAIVQAVGQTKGAIGYVGLAYETKEVKQLSVSYDQGKTFVAPSVASAKDKTYPISRPLFYMYNKTNAAKVKTLIDYALSAEGQKNVSEIGYVPLN, encoded by the coding sequence ATGAATAAAACAAAATTATTTTTAATGTTGCCTTTAATAGGAATGTTAAGTTGTGGTAAAGCAAAAACGGAAGACAAAGGAACTGAATCAAATGCAACTGCTGTATCAGTAACAATCAAAGGAAGTGATACAGTATTACCATTAGCGCAAAAAGAAGCAGAAGAGTTGATGAAAGCTAATAAAGAGGTTTCGGTAACTGTTGTTGGAGGTGGAACTGGTGTTGGGTTAACAGCATTGATTGACGGAACTACTGATATCGCAATGGCTTCAAGAGATTTGAAAACGGAGGAAAAATTAAAATTCTCGGAATCTAAAACTGAAATCGAACAAGTGATTATTGCTTATGACGCATTGGCTGTTATTGTAAATCCAGCTAACAAAGTAGGTCAATTAACACGTGAGCAATTAGAGAAAATTTTTATTGGTGAAATCAAAAACTGGAAAGAAGTAGGTGGAGCAGATGAGAAAATAGTAGCTTATTCAAGAGAGTCTTCTTCTGGAACATACGAGTTCTTTAAAGACGAGGTAATGGACAAGAAAAACTATGCTACAAATGTATTGAGTTTACCTGCAACTGGAGCAATTGTTCAAGCAGTTGGACAAACTAAAGGAGCAATAGGATATGTTGGATTAGCTTATGAAACTAAAGAAGTGAAACAACTTTCAGTATCTTATGATCAAGGGAAAACTTTCGTTGCACCTTCTGTGGCTAGCGCTAAAGACAAAACGTATCCTATTTCTAGACCATTGTTCTATATGTATAACAAAACTAATGCTGCAAAAGTAAAAACGTTAATTGATTATGCATTGTCTGCTGAAGGACAAAAAAATGTTTCTGAAATTGGTTATGTACCGTTGAATTAA
- a CDS encoding OprO/OprP family phosphate-selective porin, whose product MKKFLLSALLMFAMIASAQEGTVEKKPVVKKSDLTQYLNSSKKLGFTAVDSLFQMNIGFRVQSRVGYGKEEGESGVVEGEIRRMRLKLDGFVYNPKFGYKVELGFSARDIGTVVVGNSGNVILDGVFFYKPTSDLTIGFGQTKLPGNNQRVISSNSLELTDRSINNSKFNIDRDFGLFLDYSKESPNHFSYSLKGAITKGEGRNWVKTKDDGIALTGKVELFPLGAFTKNGSNFEADLMREKTPKLMISGAFSQNNNALRAQGQLGNSLFDARTLQSLFFDAMFKYNGWSATAAYMSRMADNPITVNPLDISKRQAVFVGHGVDAQLSYLFPSNFQVIGRFSTQKVDDEIQTISPDVDEYTIGLSKYIFGHKLKVQTEFSYDNVKNYSGNVDNNWFVRFQVEIGI is encoded by the coding sequence ATGAAAAAGTTTTTATTAAGTGCCCTGCTAATGTTCGCAATGATTGCATCTGCTCAAGAAGGTACAGTAGAAAAAAAGCCAGTTGTTAAAAAATCAGATTTAACACAATATCTTAACTCAAGTAAGAAACTTGGATTTACTGCAGTTGATAGTTTATTCCAAATGAATATTGGTTTCCGTGTTCAAAGTAGAGTGGGTTATGGAAAGGAAGAGGGTGAGTCCGGAGTTGTAGAAGGAGAAATTAGAAGAATGAGGCTAAAGTTAGACGGTTTTGTTTATAATCCTAAGTTTGGGTATAAAGTGGAATTGGGTTTTTCAGCAAGAGATATAGGAACGGTAGTTGTTGGGAACAGTGGAAATGTAATTTTAGACGGGGTTTTCTTTTACAAGCCCACATCTGATTTGACAATTGGATTTGGCCAAACTAAATTACCAGGAAATAACCAACGTGTGATTTCTTCAAACTCATTAGAGCTTACAGATCGTAGTATTAATAACTCAAAGTTTAATATCGATCGTGATTTTGGTTTATTTTTGGATTATTCGAAAGAAAGCCCAAATCATTTTTCTTACTCTTTAAAAGGAGCTATTACTAAAGGAGAAGGGAGAAACTGGGTTAAGACAAAAGATGATGGTATCGCTTTAACTGGTAAAGTAGAGTTATTTCCTTTAGGAGCTTTTACTAAAAACGGTTCTAACTTTGAAGCCGATTTGATGAGAGAGAAAACTCCAAAACTGATGATATCAGGAGCTTTTAGTCAAAATAATAATGCATTAAGAGCACAAGGACAACTAGGAAATAGTTTATTTGATGCAAGAACACTGCAATCATTGTTTTTTGATGCAATGTTTAAATACAATGGTTGGTCAGCTACTGCAGCATATATGTCTCGAATGGCTGATAATCCTATTACCGTGAATCCATTAGACATCTCAAAGAGACAAGCGGTTTTTGTTGGGCACGGAGTTGACGCACAACTTAGTTACCTTTTTCCATCTAATTTTCAAGTAATAGGAAGGTTCTCTACTCAAAAAGTAGATGATGAAATTCAAACTATTAGTCCTGATGTGGATGAATACACAATTGGTTTGTCAAAATATATATTTGGTCACAAACTAAAAGTTCAAACTGAATTCTCTTATGATAATGTAAAAAACTATAGTGGAAATGTAGACAACAATTGGTTTGTACGTTTTCAAGTAGAAATAGGAATATAA
- a CDS encoding porin, with translation MKKIIFSTITLLLLVSLANAQEVKKDEITKEVVRILDSINKVKETQEKAKPKKELWYDKISIRGYAQVRYNGLLSSNDKVSCDQCDKSWGTTSTAADAKSNNGLFLRRGRIIFSGQVHPNVYFYIQPDFASSPATGVNNFLQIRDAYFDLSFDAKKEYRVRIGQSKVPFGFENLQSSQNRLTLDRNDALNSAVVNERDLGAFFYWAPSKIRDRFAMLVKDGYKGSGDYGVFAFGAYNGQTANKTEANRNLYVVSRVSYPFLVGNQIIEPGIQGYTGKWAFGSELSTGVTTLNKLNTLDQRVAATMVLYPKPFGVQAEYNIGKGPRYNKETNTVDVSSLEGGYVTLNYKLDMPNHQLIYPFAKFQYYDGGKKFEKDARSYIVRDYELGIEWQPIKAFELVATWVIADRTFEDSVLKNNRQQGNLLRLQAQFNF, from the coding sequence ATGAAAAAGATTATTTTTTCAACTATTACTTTATTATTACTTGTTTCATTAGCTAATGCACAAGAAGTAAAAAAAGATGAAATCACAAAAGAGGTGGTTCGTATTCTAGATTCTATAAATAAGGTAAAAGAAACACAAGAGAAAGCCAAACCAAAGAAAGAGTTATGGTATGATAAAATATCAATAAGAGGGTATGCACAGGTAAGATACAATGGTTTACTTTCTTCGAATGATAAAGTTTCTTGTGATCAATGTGACAAGTCTTGGGGAACTACTTCGACTGCGGCTGATGCAAAATCGAATAACGGACTTTTTCTTAGAAGGGGACGTATCATATTTTCGGGACAAGTTCATCCTAATGTGTATTTCTATATTCAACCTGATTTTGCAAGTTCACCTGCAACGGGTGTAAATAATTTTCTTCAAATAAGAGATGCGTATTTTGATTTGTCATTTGATGCTAAAAAAGAATATCGTGTAAGGATAGGTCAGAGTAAAGTTCCTTTTGGATTTGAAAACTTGCAATCAAGTCAAAATAGATTAACTCTGGATCGCAATGATGCCTTAAATAGTGCGGTTGTCAATGAAAGAGATTTAGGGGCTTTCTTCTATTGGGCTCCAAGTAAAATCAGAGATCGTTTTGCTATGCTTGTGAAGGATGGTTATAAAGGATCTGGGGATTATGGAGTATTTGCATTTGGTGCGTATAACGGTCAAACGGCAAACAAGACTGAGGCTAATAGAAACCTATATGTAGTATCGAGAGTTAGTTATCCTTTCCTTGTAGGAAATCAAATTATTGAACCAGGTATTCAAGGGTATACAGGGAAATGGGCTTTTGGAAGCGAACTTTCTACAGGAGTGACAACTCTTAATAAACTAAATACTTTAGATCAAAGGGTTGCGGCTACTATGGTGCTTTATCCAAAACCATTTGGAGTTCAGGCAGAATATAATATTGGAAAAGGACCTCGTTACAATAAGGAAACGAATACCGTTGATGTATCTAGTTTAGAAGGGGGTTATGTAACTTTAAATTATAAGTTAGATATGCCAAATCATCAATTGATTTATCCTTTTGCTAAATTTCAATACTATGACGGTGGGAAAAAATTCGAAAAAGACGCCAGAAGCTATATCGTTAGGGATTATGAATTGGGAATAGAATGGCAACCAATCAAAGCGTTTGAATTAGTGGCTACTTGGGTTATTGCAGACAGGACTTTTGAAGATAGTGTTCTTAAAAATAACAGACAACAAGGAAATTTATTGAGATTACAAGCACAGTTTAATTTCTAA
- a CDS encoding universal stress protein → MEKILVTTDFSANSKAAMRFAIQLASQKEYELTFFHSYSVSNLSSMSDAEFTAYEKKEAEKIQKKLNQFVEKVYIGIGVDSKSNKCVIKSAVLTDSNIREYAVKNKFSFICISTRGSGKMKKIFGSNTSNLIRHSAVPVISIPYNYRRSEVTNILYASDFFNFDFEFNKVMEFATPLMVGVDILHFKPHKAVVPNLQNITDNINKYPEFAVKLHIGTLNMVESLQSNIQSVIKRLKPSMLIMFTQQNRSFLDKIFVGSKSVNYSFYAKVPLLVFKKINDK, encoded by the coding sequence ATGGAAAAAATTCTTGTTACCACCGATTTTTCTGCGAACTCAAAAGCTGCTATGCGTTTTGCCATTCAACTGGCATCGCAAAAGGAATATGAACTGACTTTTTTTCATTCCTATAGTGTTTCAAATCTCAGTTCGATGAGTGATGCTGAATTTACCGCTTATGAAAAAAAAGAAGCCGAAAAAATTCAAAAGAAACTGAATCAATTCGTGGAAAAGGTATACATAGGCATTGGGGTTGATTCGAAAAGTAATAAATGCGTGATAAAAAGTGCGGTATTGACAGATAGTAATATTAGAGAATATGCTGTTAAAAATAAATTCAGCTTTATTTGCATTAGCACTAGAGGGTCTGGGAAAATGAAAAAAATATTTGGGTCAAATACGTCTAATTTAATTAGACATTCCGCAGTACCAGTTATATCAATTCCCTATAATTATAGAAGAAGTGAAGTAACCAACATCCTTTACGCATCAGATTTTTTTAATTTTGACTTTGAATTTAATAAAGTAATGGAATTTGCCACGCCATTAATGGTAGGCGTTGATATTCTACATTTCAAACCTCATAAAGCAGTAGTTCCTAATTTACAAAACATTACAGATAATATAAACAAATACCCAGAATTTGCTGTTAAACTACATATAGGAACATTAAATATGGTGGAGAGTTTGCAATCTAATATTCAGTCAGTAATTAAACGATTAAAACCTTCAATGCTGATTATGTTCACGCAACAGAACAGAAGTTTTCTTGATAAAATATTTGTTGGAAGTAAATCCGTAAACTACTCATTTTATGCCAAAGTTCCATTGCTTGTTTTCAAAAAAATTAATGACAAGTAA
- a CDS encoding TerC family protein — translation METDLSFWIGFNVFVLLMLALDLGVFNRKAHEVSIKEALIWTGVWITLAMCFNVLIYYWQGEVKALEFFTGYVIEKSLSVDNIFVFVLIFSYFKTPTIHQHKILFWGIIGALIMRAIFIFAGVALLEKFHWTIYVFGAILIYTGYKMFVQKEKLIDPEKDPLIKIIRRIMPVTNDLHSGKFFVKQNGKWFATPLFLVLLLIETTDLIFAADSIPAILAITQDHFIVYTSNVFAILGLRSLYFALAGMMDKFQYLSKGLALILIFVGLKMVVVDFYKLPIQIALLVIIIILFLSIVASLMANKRNEL, via the coding sequence ATGGAAACGGATTTGAGTTTTTGGATTGGTTTTAATGTATTTGTATTGTTGATGCTTGCTTTGGATTTAGGTGTTTTTAACCGCAAAGCCCACGAAGTAAGTATTAAAGAAGCCTTGATTTGGACTGGGGTTTGGATAACACTAGCCATGTGTTTTAATGTGCTTATTTATTATTGGCAAGGGGAAGTAAAAGCATTAGAATTTTTTACCGGTTATGTGATTGAAAAATCATTGAGTGTAGATAATATTTTTGTTTTCGTTTTAATTTTCTCCTATTTCAAAACCCCGACTATACATCAGCATAAAATTTTGTTTTGGGGAATTATTGGAGCCTTGATAATGCGGGCTATTTTTATTTTTGCTGGGGTAGCATTACTCGAAAAATTTCATTGGACTATTTATGTTTTCGGGGCAATTCTAATTTATACAGGGTACAAGATGTTTGTGCAAAAGGAGAAGTTAATTGATCCTGAAAAAGACCCATTAATAAAAATAATCAGAAGAATAATGCCCGTTACTAATGATCTGCATAGCGGAAAGTTTTTTGTAAAACAAAACGGGAAATGGTTTGCGACACCTCTGTTTTTAGTCTTGCTTTTAATCGAAACCACTGATTTGATTTTTGCAGCAGATAGCATTCCTGCAATACTGGCAATTACACAAGACCATTTTATTGTTTATACTTCAAATGTATTTGCCATTCTAGGCTTGCGATCTTTGTATTTTGCATTGGCAGGAATGATGGATAAATTTCAATATTTGTCAAAGGGTTTGGCTTTGATTTTAATTTTTGTAGGTTTAAAAATGGTAGTGGTTGATTTCTACAAATTACCAATACAAATTGCTCTTTTAGTAATTATAATTATTTTGTTTCTAAGTATTGTCGCATCATTAATGGCTAATAAAAGAAACGAATTGTAA
- a CDS encoding dihydroorotase codes for MGNSTLIKNVNIVNEGQIKTADVFIQNGIIESIGDLSEAVSDETKIIDGTGKYLFPGIIDGQVHFREPGLTHKGDLYSESRAAVSGGTTSFIGMPNTVPNVLTTEILDEKFSIASEKSWANFSFFLGVNNDNLDEVLEMDTTQFIGVSDDGLYFTKKGNLLADSPNTMEKLFSKCKSIIAIHSELEKIIEENEEIYMANYGEDVPIECHPLIRSGDGCYQSTKRAIEIAEKHKARLHILHLTTEAETHLFRNDIPLKEKNITTEVSVQNLWFSDKDYARLGTLIKWNPAIKTEKDRDGLLKALLDDRIDIITTDHAPHTLEEKQKPYFQSMSGAPMVQHSLYVMLELYRRGLISLEKITEKMSHNVAILYGIQKRGFIRKGYFADLILVDLNSPWTVGKENVLYKCGWSPLEGETFHSKVTHTFVNGNLVYENGGFSDFVPGHRLEFKQ; via the coding sequence ATGGGGAATTCTACATTAATTAAAAATGTCAATATTGTAAACGAAGGGCAAATTAAAACTGCTGACGTTTTCATTCAAAATGGTATTATAGAAAGTATCGGAGATCTATCAGAAGCAGTATCTGATGAAACTAAAATTATCGATGGAACCGGTAAATATCTTTTTCCGGGTATTATCGACGGGCAAGTTCATTTTAGAGAGCCCGGTTTGACACATAAAGGAGATCTTTATTCTGAAAGTAGGGCGGCCGTCTCTGGAGGTACCACTTCTTTTATTGGCATGCCTAATACGGTGCCAAATGTCTTGACCACGGAGATTCTTGATGAAAAGTTCAGTATTGCCTCCGAGAAATCTTGGGCTAATTTCTCTTTTTTTTTAGGGGTTAACAACGACAATTTAGATGAGGTGCTTGAAATGGATACGACTCAATTTATAGGAGTTTCTGATGACGGGCTTTATTTTACCAAAAAAGGAAATTTGCTTGCAGATAGTCCCAATACGATGGAAAAACTTTTTTCTAAATGCAAATCTATAATTGCTATTCATTCTGAATTGGAAAAAATTATAGAAGAAAATGAGGAAATTTATATGGCGAATTATGGTGAGGACGTGCCAATAGAATGTCATCCCTTAATTCGAAGCGGGGATGGATGTTATCAATCAACCAAAAGAGCCATTGAAATTGCCGAAAAGCACAAAGCAAGATTGCATATTCTTCATTTAACAACCGAGGCCGAGACACATTTGTTTAGAAATGACATCCCTCTTAAAGAAAAGAATATTACAACTGAAGTATCGGTACAAAACCTATGGTTTTCAGATAAAGACTATGCGCGATTGGGAACATTAATAAAATGGAACCCAGCTATAAAAACAGAGAAGGATAGAGACGGACTTTTGAAAGCGTTGCTGGATGATCGAATTGATATTATTACTACTGATCATGCGCCACACACTTTAGAAGAAAAACAAAAACCTTATTTTCAATCCATGTCGGGAGCGCCTATGGTGCAACATTCCTTGTATGTGATGCTAGAACTATATAGAAGAGGGCTTATCTCTTTAGAAAAGATAACTGAAAAGATGAGCCATAATGTGGCGATTCTCTACGGTATTCAAAAAAGAGGATTCATTCGTAAAGGATACTTTGCGGATCTAATTTTAGTCGACCTGAATTCGCCATGGACCGTTGGTAAAGAGAATGTTTTATACAAGTGCGGTTGGTCTCCATTAGAAGGCGAAACTTTTCATTCTAAAGTGACTCATACCTTTGTAAATGGGAATTTGGTTTATGAAAACGGTGGTTTCTCAGATTTTGTCCCTGGACATAGATTAGAGTTTAAACAATAA
- a CDS encoding DUF2490 domain-containing protein, which translates to MRMLKNWVVIMFAVVCSNNLYSQDQRIIDNNSIGWIAVTNTLKLNKKIAFQGEYQWRRLDGLQNPQQGLLRMGISYSLRKEVNLIAGYAFADTHPYGDYPNANRFAENRIYEQVVIKNPIGKVDVSHRFTLEQRFLEKFTTLNGVTNTEWVFMNRMRYRLRTEIPVYKSSSENNSVSIILLDEVFVGFGKNVGANVFDQNRMAALLGYKVNKNIKLEAGYLGQILQQGKLVNGKPVFQYNNGFMFTTHLSFDAMK; encoded by the coding sequence ATGAGAATGTTAAAAAATTGGGTTGTTATAATGTTTGCTGTTGTTTGTAGTAACAATTTGTATTCACAAGATCAAAGAATTATTGATAATAATAGTATAGGTTGGATTGCAGTTACCAATACTTTAAAGTTAAATAAGAAAATTGCATTCCAAGGGGAATATCAATGGCGTAGATTAGATGGTTTGCAAAATCCACAACAAGGATTGTTGAGAATGGGGATAAGTTATTCTCTTAGAAAAGAGGTGAATTTGATTGCGGGCTATGCTTTTGCGGATACCCATCCTTATGGGGATTATCCTAATGCAAATAGATTTGCTGAAAACCGTATTTACGAGCAGGTGGTTATAAAAAACCCTATAGGCAAGGTTGATGTTTCCCATCGATTTACATTAGAGCAACGGTTTCTCGAAAAATTCACAACCCTGAATGGCGTTACCAATACGGAGTGGGTATTTATGAACAGAATGCGTTACAGATTAAGAACAGAAATTCCTGTTTATAAAAGCAGTTCTGAGAATAATAGTGTAAGTATAATTTTACTAGACGAGGTGTTTGTTGGTTTTGGTAAAAATGTGGGAGCGAATGTTTTCGACCAAAACAGAATGGCGGCCTTATTAGGGTATAAAGTGAACAAAAACATCAAATTGGAAGCGGGATATCTTGGGCAAATTTTGCAACAAGGCAAATTGGTAAACGGAAAACCAGTATTCCAATATAATAACGGATTTATGTTTACAACACATTTATCATTTGATGCAATGAAATAA